The following proteins are co-located in the Shouchella hunanensis genome:
- the rpiB gene encoding ribose 5-phosphate isomerase B — protein MKIAIASDHGGTRLKDELIAVIKDLGFAYEDFGCNCEGSVDYPDYALPVAEKVAAGEFDRGILVCGTGIGMSIAANKVKGIRCALVHDVFSAKATRQHNDTNMISMGERVIGPGLAGEIVRTWLGEAFEGGRHANRIGKILSYEDTHR, from the coding sequence ATGAAAATAGCTATTGCTTCCGATCATGGTGGAACTCGTTTAAAAGACGAACTCATTGCCGTAATAAAAGACTTAGGGTTTGCTTATGAAGATTTTGGTTGTAATTGTGAAGGGTCCGTTGATTATCCTGATTATGCTCTTCCTGTTGCTGAAAAAGTAGCAGCAGGTGAATTTGATCGCGGAATTCTCGTATGCGGTACAGGAATTGGTATGTCGATAGCGGCAAACAAGGTGAAAGGCATCCGCTGTGCCCTTGTACACGATGTGTTCAGTGCAAAAGCAACAAGACAGCATAATGATACGAATATGATTTCAATGGGTGAACGCGTTATTGGTCCAGGACTGGCTGGAGAAATTGTGCGGACATGGCTAGGGGAAGCGTTTGAAGGCGGACGGCATGCGAATCGAATTGGCAAAATTTTAAGCTATGAAGACACACATCGCTAA
- a CDS encoding methyl-accepting chemotaxis protein, translating to MEAETSVSKRYRFSIRKKIVLGVSTVAVITFASSAIILYFLADFFASFLNIDPAWLTLLVLLAGVVWSGILGYFLSNIITKPLAQLEQAVTEAAAGVIDQTVELSKSDDELRALGVAYNKMLTNLNGMVREIDRNFVETDERVQQLGIATATSSSQAEQIGFTMGEIASGAENAAQAIQETVFSLETTTEMANEMQEKASLSSKQASEMGQLLETSRVMTTNLVKGIGDLTTKQEHSLDSVHRLEEQAQEVEGITAVVGAIAKQTNLLALNASIEASRAGEHGRGFAVVASEVRKLADESTQAVESINQLITTIQEEVKQVVKNIEEQVDVARIQTEQGEKTTTALLEMESSAKTVTDIIEIISTLSDKQKQSIEASSVKTEEVAAIAEQTSAGAQEVTAMTEEQTVALSEIETLSKDLSNQAKELKTTIEKFTIESNQ from the coding sequence ATGGAAGCAGAAACAAGTGTCTCTAAAAGGTACAGATTCAGTATTCGGAAGAAAATTGTATTAGGGGTTAGTACTGTTGCGGTCATCACGTTTGCTAGCAGTGCCATCATCCTGTACTTTTTAGCAGATTTTTTTGCTTCGTTCCTTAACATAGATCCAGCTTGGCTCACATTACTTGTTCTGCTAGCGGGTGTAGTCTGGAGTGGCATACTCGGTTATTTTCTATCGAATATTATAACGAAACCTTTGGCCCAGTTAGAACAAGCGGTTACAGAGGCGGCAGCTGGTGTCATAGATCAAACAGTCGAATTATCAAAGTCAGATGACGAACTGCGTGCATTAGGTGTCGCATATAATAAAATGCTCACAAATTTGAATGGAATGGTTCGTGAAATCGATCGGAACTTCGTTGAAACAGATGAGCGAGTTCAGCAATTAGGTATAGCTACAGCTACTTCCTCCTCTCAAGCGGAGCAAATCGGCTTTACAATGGGCGAAATTGCTAGTGGAGCAGAAAATGCTGCACAAGCCATTCAAGAAACCGTCTTCTCTCTCGAAACGACTACTGAAATGGCAAACGAGATGCAAGAAAAAGCCTCCTTGTCATCAAAGCAAGCGTCAGAAATGGGGCAGCTTCTTGAAACAAGTAGGGTCATGACGACGAATCTTGTAAAAGGAATAGGCGACCTAACAACGAAGCAAGAGCATTCACTTGATTCGGTTCACCGTCTTGAAGAACAAGCGCAAGAGGTAGAAGGGATTACGGCAGTTGTTGGTGCCATCGCTAAGCAAACAAACTTACTTGCTTTAAATGCCTCTATTGAAGCTTCTCGTGCTGGGGAGCATGGGCGCGGGTTCGCGGTGGTAGCGAGTGAAGTTCGGAAGCTGGCTGACGAAAGCACACAAGCGGTTGAATCCATCAATCAATTAATTACGACTATTCAAGAAGAAGTGAAACAAGTTGTTAAGAACATTGAAGAACAAGTAGATGTTGCAAGAATTCAGACGGAGCAAGGTGAAAAAACGACAACGGCACTTTTGGAGATGGAATCATCTGCCAAAACCGTTACAGATATAATTGAAATTATTTCTACTTTGTCGGACAAGCAGAAGCAATCCATTGAAGCGAGCTCGGTGAAAACAGAGGAAGTAGCTGCGATTGCAGAGCAAACCTCTGCTGGTGCACAAGAAGTCACGGCGATGACAGAAGAACAGACGGTGGCGTTAAGTGAGATTGAAACGTTATCAAAAGACTTATCAAATCAAGCCAAGGAATTGAAGACAACGATCGAAAAGTTTACAATAGAATCAAACCAATAG
- a CDS encoding low molecular weight protein arginine phosphatase, producing the protein MKKKKNVLVVCTGNTCRSPLAEAYLKKYGSEHVNVKSAGVSAAYGHAISSGSKRVLEKEGIELDHASQPLSDELIQWADKVLTMSSAHKRIVEERYPYQNVSTLQEAAGREGYDIQDPFGGTDEDYEQTAKMIKKAVKDFLRQS; encoded by the coding sequence ATGAAAAAGAAGAAAAATGTTTTAGTTGTTTGTACAGGAAATACGTGTCGCTCACCATTAGCTGAAGCTTATTTAAAGAAATATGGAAGTGAGCACGTAAATGTTAAATCTGCAGGCGTAAGTGCTGCGTATGGACATGCAATTTCTAGCGGTTCTAAAAGGGTTTTAGAAAAAGAAGGAATTGAACTAGATCACGCGTCGCAACCTTTATCGGATGAACTCATTCAATGGGCGGACAAAGTACTAACGATGTCTTCTGCCCATAAACGAATCGTAGAAGAACGTTATCCTTATCAGAATGTATCTACGCTACAAGAGGCGGCTGGAAGAGAAGGCTATGATATACAGGATCCCTTCGGTGGTACGGATGAGGATTATGAACAAACTGCGAAAATGATTAAAAAAGCCGTTAAAGACTTTCTGCGGCAATCTTAA